A single genomic interval of Picosynechococcus sp. PCC 7003 harbors:
- a CDS encoding class I SAM-dependent methyltransferase codes for MTHPSDRQQAVRNLYNTYPFPPEPLLDEPPPGYNWRWHWQAAYNFCTGRKPSTDNIRILDAGCGTGVGTEYLIHLNPAAEIVGIDLSEGALEVAEKRCQQSGVRDRHTAPVTFKRLPIEQATELEGEFDLINCVGVLHHMPDPIQGIQALAKKLAPGGIFHIFVYAELGRWEIQLMQEAIAILQADKRGDYIDGVKVGRQIFANLPENNRLVQYDKERWSLENHRDASFADMYVHPQEVDYNIKTLFELIDASGLEFVGFSNPQFWNLERLVGQEPELIERAKNLDERSRYRLIELLDTTISHYEFFLCKPPLEKMDWSDDQTLAQATAEVHPCLNGWPSQSLFDYDYQLVSLSDAEFQFMQACDGAKTIGEITTSLGMDLEIGRSLQARQLIMLTPKI; via the coding sequence ATGACTCACCCCAGCGATCGCCAACAAGCCGTCCGTAACCTCTACAATACCTATCCTTTTCCACCGGAACCGCTGTTGGATGAACCGCCCCCAGGGTACAACTGGCGTTGGCATTGGCAAGCAGCCTATAACTTTTGCACCGGACGCAAACCGAGCACCGATAACATTCGCATCCTCGATGCAGGTTGTGGCACAGGGGTCGGTACGGAATATTTAATTCATCTGAATCCAGCCGCTGAGATTGTCGGAATTGACCTCAGTGAAGGGGCCTTAGAAGTTGCGGAAAAACGTTGTCAGCAGTCTGGGGTACGCGATCGCCACACCGCACCAGTTACTTTTAAACGTTTACCCATTGAACAAGCAACGGAACTGGAAGGGGAATTTGATCTGATCAATTGTGTCGGGGTCTTGCACCACATGCCCGACCCAATTCAGGGGATTCAAGCCTTGGCGAAAAAACTAGCCCCCGGCGGCATTTTTCATATTTTTGTCTATGCGGAGTTGGGCCGTTGGGAGATTCAACTGATGCAGGAGGCGATCGCCATTTTGCAGGCCGACAAGCGTGGTGATTATATTGACGGAGTGAAGGTGGGCCGTCAGATTTTCGCGAACTTACCGGAAAATAATCGCCTTGTTCAATACGACAAAGAACGTTGGTCTTTAGAAAATCACCGGGATGCATCCTTCGCGGATATGTATGTCCATCCCCAGGAAGTGGATTACAACATCAAGACTTTATTTGAACTTATTGATGCCTCAGGTTTAGAATTCGTCGGCTTTTCTAATCCCCAGTTTTGGAATTTGGAGCGACTCGTGGGCCAAGAACCAGAATTGATTGAGCGGGCGAAAAACTTAGATGAGCGTTCCCGTTATCGCTTAATCGAATTGTTGGATACTACCATCAGTCACTACGAATTTTTCCTCTGCAAACCACCCCTAGAGAAAATGGATTGGTCTGACGATCAAACCCTTGCCCAAGCAACAGCAGAAGTGCATCCTTGTTTGAACGGTTGGCCCAGTCAGTCTCTCTTTGACTACGACTATCAACTCGTTAGCCTCAGTGATGCCGAATTTCAGTTTATGCAGGCTTGTGATGGAGCCAAGACCATTGGTGAGATTACTACAAGTTTAGGGATGGATCTAGAAATAGGGCGATCGCTCCAGGCCAGACAATTGATTATGCTGACACCTAAAATATAA
- a CDS encoding phycobilisome rod-core linker polypeptide, which translates to MTIKASGGSSLARPQLYQTVPLSNISQAEQQDRYLESGELTALKTFYDSGLKRLAIAQAIKLSSQLIVSRAANRIFAGGSPLAYLEQPEADTDDSDLGISMAVGDASGATGIFGGVKNLFLGSGGGKIPAGFRPISVSRYGPRNMTKSLRDMAWFLRYTTYAIVAGDPSILVVNTRGLKEVIEKACSIPATIVAIQEMKAASLDLFRGDREAQETVIQYFDILITEMQTQVPNDKLRQRPSIDAQGLQLPQSYFNAAEKRQKFVMKPGLSALEKNAVIKAAYRQIFERDITRAYSQSISYLESQVKNGDISMKEFVRRLAKSPLYRKQFFEPFINSRALELAFRHILGRGPSSREEVQEYFAIVSSGGLGALVDALVDSQEYADYFGEETVPYLRGLGQEAQECRNWGMQQDLFKYSAPFRKIPQFITTFASYNQPLPDQHVYGSGNDALEIQFGAIFPKATRSPSASPAPFNKDTRRILIHRGPGINNQLGNPRARATQPGSLGAKVFRLNNELPSGKTTNVNFSESSTQKVIEAAYRQVFGRMVYAGQRQKVAEIKLENGEITLREFIRALAKSDVFRNTYWSSLYVTKAVEYIHRRLLGRPTYGRQEINSYFDTCAKKGFYALVDAIIDSKEYEEAFGEDTVPYERYLTPGGYSLRQTRPGAIREDIGARVQVEKTERFIELGTSSTKNLPVTDVDARLKQGVNVQRQQTKAFKLTDTFNKVELKTTIAAAYRQVFERDIEPYIVDAQFTALESKLGNREINMKEFIEGLGCSELYQKEFYTPYPNTKVIEMGTKHFLGRAPLDQQEIRKYNQILASQGLKAFIGAMVNSMEYLENFGEDTVPFRRFPTLPAANFPNTERLYNQLTKQNRDLVVPSFEPAVKR; encoded by the coding sequence ATGACGATTAAGGCCAGCGGTGGAAGCTCTTTAGCTCGCCCCCAGTTATATCAAACCGTTCCCCTCTCCAACATTTCCCAGGCAGAGCAACAGGATCGCTACCTGGAATCTGGAGAACTAACGGCACTGAAAACGTTTTATGACTCTGGACTCAAGCGTTTGGCGATCGCCCAAGCGATTAAACTGAGTTCCCAGCTCATTGTCTCCCGTGCCGCAAACCGGATTTTTGCCGGTGGATCCCCCCTCGCTTACCTCGAGCAACCAGAAGCCGATACCGATGACAGCGATCTTGGTATTTCCATGGCTGTCGGCGATGCCAGCGGCGCAACAGGGATATTTGGTGGTGTCAAAAATTTGTTCCTCGGTTCTGGTGGCGGTAAGATTCCCGCTGGTTTCCGGCCAATTAGTGTCTCCCGCTACGGCCCCCGCAACATGACGAAGTCCCTGCGGGACATGGCTTGGTTCCTCCGCTATACCACCTATGCCATTGTGGCTGGTGATCCGAGCATCCTCGTGGTCAACACCCGTGGCCTGAAAGAAGTCATCGAAAAGGCTTGTTCCATTCCGGCGACCATCGTGGCGATCCAGGAAATGAAAGCCGCTTCTTTGGATCTGTTCCGGGGCGATCGCGAAGCCCAAGAAACCGTGATTCAGTATTTCGATATCCTGATCACCGAAATGCAGACCCAGGTTCCCAACGACAAATTGCGTCAACGGCCTTCCATCGATGCCCAGGGCTTACAATTGCCCCAGAGCTACTTCAACGCCGCCGAAAAGCGTCAGAAGTTCGTAATGAAGCCTGGCTTATCTGCCCTAGAGAAAAACGCAGTCATCAAAGCAGCCTATCGTCAAATCTTTGAACGAGACATTACACGGGCCTATAGCCAATCCATCTCTTACCTCGAATCCCAGGTTAAAAATGGCGACATTTCCATGAAGGAATTTGTCCGGCGCTTGGCGAAATCTCCTCTTTACCGGAAGCAATTTTTTGAACCCTTTATCAACAGCCGGGCCTTAGAACTCGCTTTCCGTCACATCCTCGGCCGTGGCCCCTCTTCCCGGGAAGAAGTCCAAGAATATTTTGCCATTGTTTCCAGTGGTGGCCTTGGAGCCCTTGTGGATGCCTTAGTTGACTCCCAAGAATATGCCGATTACTTCGGGGAAGAAACTGTGCCTTACCTCCGTGGTTTAGGCCAAGAAGCCCAGGAGTGCCGCAACTGGGGGATGCAACAGGATCTGTTTAAATACAGTGCGCCTTTCCGCAAAATTCCTCAATTTATTACAACCTTCGCCAGCTACAATCAGCCCCTACCGGATCAGCACGTATATGGCTCTGGTAACGATGCGTTGGAAATTCAATTTGGGGCAATCTTCCCGAAAGCAACCCGCAGTCCCAGCGCCAGCCCTGCTCCCTTTAATAAAGATACCCGACGGATCTTGATTCACCGTGGCCCTGGCATTAACAACCAACTGGGTAATCCCCGTGCTCGCGCTACGCAACCCGGCAGCCTTGGGGCCAAGGTATTCCGTCTCAATAACGAACTGCCTTCTGGTAAAACCACCAACGTCAACTTCTCAGAAAGTTCGACCCAAAAGGTTATTGAAGCAGCTTACCGTCAAGTATTTGGTCGGATGGTCTATGCTGGTCAGCGCCAGAAGGTTGCAGAAATCAAGCTCGAAAATGGTGAAATTACCCTGCGGGAATTCATCCGGGCTTTAGCAAAATCTGATGTTTTCCGCAATACTTACTGGTCTTCTTTGTACGTTACCAAAGCGGTAGAGTATATCCACCGTCGCTTGTTGGGTCGTCCCACCTATGGTCGCCAAGAAATCAACAGCTACTTTGATACCTGTGCGAAAAAAGGCTTCTATGCTCTGGTGGATGCAATCATTGACAGCAAAGAATACGAAGAAGCTTTCGGAGAAGATACAGTTCCCTACGAACGCTATCTAACCCCCGGTGGTTATTCTCTGCGTCAGACCCGTCCCGGTGCGATTCGTGAGGATATTGGTGCAAGAGTTCAGGTTGAAAAGACTGAGCGGTTCATTGAGTTGGGTACTTCTAGCACGAAGAATCTACCGGTTACCGATGTGGATGCTCGCCTCAAGCAAGGGGTTAACGTTCAGCGTCAGCAGACTAAGGCCTTTAAACTCACGGATACCTTCAATAAGGTAGAACTGAAAACAACAATCGCCGCTGCTTACCGTCAAGTATTTGAGCGGGACATCGAACCCTATATCGTCGATGCACAATTCACCGCCCTCGAAAGTAAGCTGGGCAACCGTGAGATTAACATGAAGGAATTCATCGAAGGTCTGGGTTGTTCTGAGCTGTACCAGAAGGAATTTTATACTCCCTACCCCAACACGAAAGTGATTGAAATGGGCACGAAGCATTTCCTCGGTCGGGCGCCTTTAGATCAGCAGGAAATTCGCAAGTACAACCAAATCCTTGCTTCCCAGGGTCTGAAAGCCTTTATCGGTGCGATGGTGAACAGCATGGAGTACCTCGAAAACTTCGGTGAAGATACGGTACCCTTCCGTCGTTTCCCGACCCTGCCGGCGGCAAACTTCCCCAATACGGAACGACTCTACAACCAGCTTACGAAGCAAAATCGTGATCTTGTGGTGCCGAGTTTTGAGCCTGCGGTGAAGCGCTAA
- a CDS encoding DUF3110 domain-containing protein, whose amino-acid sequence MSRVYVLLFNARTENEGIHTLQTGDRNKILMFEDEDDATRFGLMLEAQDFPPVSIEAMDEEDIIEFCRDADYDWQHIAAGELATPPEANVKDLAWDPEGKQQQAPEAKESEDDLSATELDRIRRQLEGLL is encoded by the coding sequence ATGAGTCGCGTGTATGTCTTGCTGTTTAATGCCCGGACAGAGAATGAAGGGATTCACACACTCCAAACTGGCGATCGCAACAAGATTTTAATGTTTGAAGATGAAGATGACGCTACCCGGTTTGGGCTAATGTTGGAGGCCCAAGATTTTCCGCCCGTCTCCATCGAAGCCATGGATGAAGAGGACATTATCGAGTTTTGCCGGGATGCAGATTATGATTGGCAGCACATTGCTGCTGGCGAATTGGCCACGCCCCCCGAAGCAAACGTGAAAGATTTAGCTTGGGATCCAGAAGGAAAGCAACAACAAGCGCCCGAAGCAAAAGAATCAGAAGACGATTTGTCGGCTACAGAATTAGATCGCATTCGACGTCAATTAGAAGGACTTTTGTAA
- a CDS encoding manganese efflux pump, whose protein sequence is MGFEVDIIIFALVLSIDSFSAALALGTRHFSGQRALFFAVSSGISEGAAIAFGFILGNFAQTMIMAYDHWVAFGLLLLVGSHMCYNAYQEMRAKPDNDDDEPVKIHSLWKILFISSITSIDSLGVGVSLGLIGKPLVPYSLSIGLAAFCATYVGLFFAKLISGHLGEKVEFFGGGVLIALGIKMLSI, encoded by the coding sequence ATGGGTTTTGAAGTAGATATCATCATTTTTGCCCTCGTACTCAGTATTGATTCTTTTTCCGCCGCCTTAGCCCTTGGTACACGGCACTTTTCTGGACAACGGGCTTTGTTTTTTGCGGTCAGTTCAGGGATTTCTGAGGGGGCGGCGATCGCCTTTGGTTTCATCTTGGGAAACTTTGCCCAGACAATGATTATGGCCTATGACCATTGGGTTGCCTTTGGTTTACTGCTTTTGGTGGGCAGTCACATGTGCTACAACGCCTACCAAGAAATGCGAGCTAAACCAGATAATGACGATGACGAACCCGTCAAAATCCATAGTCTGTGGAAAATTTTATTTATTTCTAGTATCACCAGCATCGACTCCTTAGGGGTGGGCGTTTCCCTTGGCCTAATTGGTAAACCACTTGTGCCCTACTCCCTCAGCATTGGCCTGGCTGCTTTCTGCGCCACCTATGTGGGCCTATTTTTTGCCAAGCTCATTTCAGGACATTTAGGTGAAAAAGTAGAATTTTTTGGCGGTGGGGTTTTGATCGCCTTAGGCATTAAAATGCTGTCGATCTAA
- a CDS encoding manganese efflux pump: MDFDLDILLFALVLSIDCFSAALALGARHFSRKRALFFALSSGFSGGGAISFGFLLGNFAQYITFYDQGIAFVLLILIGVHMCYNAYREMQKLPDDNEEPRKIHSLWKILLVSSITSVDSLGVGISLGLMGKPLIPYSLGIGIAAFFATYVGLFCAKLISSQLGEKVEFFGGGILIAVGLKMLSV, encoded by the coding sequence ATGGATTTTGACTTAGATATTCTTCTTTTTGCCTTAGTACTAAGTATTGACTGTTTTTCCGCGGCCTTAGCCCTTGGAGCACGTCATTTCTCCCGAAAGCGGGCCTTATTCTTTGCGCTCAGTTCTGGCTTTTCCGGGGGCGGTGCTATTTCCTTCGGGTTTCTCCTGGGTAATTTCGCCCAATACATCACTTTCTATGATCAAGGAATTGCCTTTGTACTCTTGATTCTCATTGGCGTTCATATGTGTTACAACGCCTACCGAGAAATGCAAAAGCTCCCAGATGATAACGAGGAACCCAGAAAGATCCACAGCCTTTGGAAAATTCTCTTGGTCTCTAGCATTACCAGTGTTGATTCTTTGGGCGTTGGCATTTCCCTCGGTTTAATGGGGAAACCCCTCATTCCCTATTCCCTGGGGATCGGGATTGCTGCTTTTTTCGCCACCTATGTGGGCCTCTTTTGCGCGAAATTAATTTCTAGTCAACTCGGAGAAAAAGTTGAGTTTTTTGGCGGCGGCATCTTGATTGCTGTGGGCCTTAAAATGCTCTCCGTTTAA
- the hrcA gene encoding heat-inducible transcriptional repressor HrcA — translation MVAQKILNPRHQNIFRATVNHYISTAEPVGSKTLVEEYDFQVSSATIRNVMGKLEKAGFLYQPHVSAGRVPSDSGYRFYVDELVTPNFQTRKRASQTLQEQTAAKSWGLEATLQRATQILATLSGYIALITVPHQNYARLRYLQLLPLGDQKVMMIVVMDSYQPQSLPLTLDCDPDELAVLSNFLNHHLQGRSLQEIASLDPQALDEDFQHCQLLLETILGKIAQIVPNTIATPILVRGISEVLRQPEFSQIEQLQTLLHLLEAKQEQLLPVVFSGLPGDRPTLIHIGTENPLEPMKTCALISTYYYQEKTPVGSVAVLGPTRMFYENAIALVEATADYLSENLKGDF, via the coding sequence ATGGTTGCTCAGAAAATTCTTAATCCCCGTCACCAAAATATTTTTCGAGCAACGGTCAACCATTACATTTCCACGGCGGAACCCGTGGGCTCCAAGACCCTTGTGGAGGAATACGACTTTCAGGTTAGCTCCGCAACCATTCGTAATGTGATGGGAAAATTAGAAAAGGCAGGTTTTTTGTATCAACCTCATGTTTCCGCAGGACGGGTGCCCTCGGATTCTGGGTACCGTTTTTATGTGGATGAACTGGTTACGCCCAATTTCCAGACCCGGAAACGAGCTAGCCAAACGCTACAGGAACAAACCGCCGCAAAATCTTGGGGACTCGAAGCGACCCTCCAACGGGCAACGCAAATTTTAGCGACGTTAAGTGGTTATATTGCTCTGATTACGGTGCCCCATCAAAACTATGCTCGCCTACGTTATCTACAGTTGCTCCCCCTAGGCGACCAAAAGGTGATGATGATTGTGGTGATGGATAGTTATCAACCCCAATCGTTGCCCTTGACCCTAGATTGTGACCCTGATGAGCTAGCCGTTTTGTCGAATTTTTTAAATCACCATCTCCAGGGGCGATCGCTCCAAGAAATTGCCAGTCTTGATCCCCAGGCTTTGGACGAGGACTTTCAGCATTGTCAGCTGCTATTGGAGACGATTTTAGGCAAGATTGCGCAGATTGTGCCCAATACAATTGCGACACCAATTCTGGTGCGAGGCATTTCAGAAGTGCTGCGACAACCTGAATTTTCTCAAATTGAACAGTTACAAACCCTATTGCACTTGCTCGAGGCGAAACAAGAACAACTGCTTCCGGTGGTCTTTAGTGGTTTGCCAGGCGATCGCCCAACGCTGATTCACATTGGCACCGAAAATCCCCTGGAACCGATGAAAACCTGCGCCCTCATTTCCACCTACTATTACCAGGAAAAAACGCCCGTTGGCAGTGTTGCGGTGCTTGGCCCGACGCGGATGTTTTATGAAAATGCGATCGCCTTAGTAGAAGCCACAGCAGACTATCTTTCTGAGAATTTAAAGGGCGATTTTTAG